A section of the Oryza sativa Japonica Group chromosome 1, ASM3414082v1 genome encodes:
- the LOC4325061 gene encoding bZIP transcription factor ABI5 homolog: MASEMSKNVKVTDDQEVTSQERDQSGGTKVGGEEEIAPLARQSSILSLTLEELQNSLCEPGRNFGSMNMDEFVANIWNAEEFQATTGGCKGAMEEAKVVDSGSGSGDAGGSGLCRQGSFSLPLPLCQKTVEEVWTEINQAPAHTSAPASALQPHAGSGGVAANDRQVTLGEMTLEDFLVKAGVVRGSFTGQAAMGSGMVNGPVNPMQQGQGGPMMFPVGPVNAMYPVMGDGMGYPGGYNGMAIVPPPPPAQGAMVVVSPGSSDGMSAMTHADMMNCIGNGMMIENGTRKRPHREDGCAEKTVERRQRRMIKNRESAARSRARKQAYTVELEAELNYLKQENARLKEAEKTVLLTKKQMLVEKMMEQSKEKMNANRGGSQLRRSGSCMW, from the exons ATGGCATCGGAGATGAGCAAGAACGTGAAGGTCACCGATGATCAAGAGGTTACATCACAGGAGCGTGACCAAAGTGGTGGTACAAAAGTAGGTGGGGAGGAGGAAATTGCTCCACTGGCGCGGCAGTCGTCAATCCTCTCCCTCACCTTGGAAGAGCTACAAAACTCCTTGTGTGAGCCAGGACGCAACTTTGGTTCCATGAACATGGACGAGTTTGTGGCTAACATATGGAATGCTGAAGAATTCCAGGCTACCACCGGAGGTTGCAAGGGTGCCATGGAGGAAGCCAAGGTGGTAGACAGTGGAAGCGGAAGCGGTGATGCAGGAGGAAGCGGTTTATGTCGGCAGGGATCATTTTCCTTGCCGCTACCGCTGTGCCAGAAGACGGTGGAGGAGGTGTGGACTGAGATCAACCAAGCCCCTGCACACACCTCCGCTCCGGCCTCCGCGCTCCAGCCACATGCCGGGAGCGGTGGTGTTGCAGCTAACGACCGACAGGTAACACTAGGTGAGATGACACTTGAGGATTTCTTGGTAAAGGCCGGGGTGGTCCGAGGGTCCTTTACCGGGCAAGCGGCCATGGGATCTGGCATGGTCAACGGGCCGGTGAACCCCATGCAGCAGGGCCAAGGCGGTCCTATGATGTTCCCAGTAGGACCGGTAAACGCCATGTATCCGGTGATGGGTGATGGCATGGGGTACCCCGGTGGGTACAACGGGATGGCGATtgtgccaccgccacctcccgccCAAGGTGCCATGGTTGTCGTGAGTCCTGGATCATCAGATGGGATGAGTGCCATGACACATGCTGATATGATGAATTGTATTGGGAATGGGATGATGATTGAGAATGGAACAAGAAAGCGTCCCCACAGAGAGGATGGCTGCGCCGAGAAGACGGTGGAGCGCCGCCAACGGCGCATGATCAAGAACCGTGAGTCAGCTGCACGGTCCCGTGCTAGAAAGCAG GCTTATACGGTGGAGCTCGAAGCTGAACTGAACTATCTCAAGCAGGAGAACGCTCGTCTCAAAGAGGCAGAG AAGACGGTTCTACTGACAAAGAAGCAAATG CTGGTTGAGAAAATGATGGAGCAGTCCAAGGAGAAGATGAATGCAAATAGGGGTGGCAGCCAGCTGCGCCGCAGCGGCAGCTGCATGTGGTGA
- the LOC4325062 gene encoding uncharacterized protein YnbD has translation MGWGISRLIGLKAAVFLSVAYFFHRLDMTLLSFPLIYASVIAMLVSIASHPSIDLPLLLGKGSNGSFPVWSWIMFSPFLLFIHLFVLLRRFVKNEPLYTEIADGVYVGGWPSSVERLPPGEPAVIDCTCELPRSSTISENSYLCVATWDTRAPQPSQIESAVRWALRKRSQNKAVYVHCAYGHGRSVCVMCALLVALGLAEDWKAAEQMIREKRPSISMNSLHRKSLEEWAKHLLTPSKRSGESDVSYAILSDHTRKRH, from the exons ATGGGTTGGGGGATATCCCGGTTGATTGGACTGAAAGCAGCTGTGTTCCTCTCTGTGGCTTATTTCTTCCATAGATTGGACATGACACTGCTTTCTTTTCCCCTCATATATGCCTCTGTGATTGCGATGCTTGTTTCTATTGCTTCACATCCATCAATTGACCTTCCTTTGCTCCTTGGCAAGGGGTCGAATGGAAGCTTTCCTGTGTGGTCATGGATCATGTTCTCACCATTTCTTCTTTTCATCCATCTGTTTGTTCTGTTACGAAGATTTGTGAAAAATGAGCCCTTGTACACTGAGATTGCTGATGGAGTGTATGTTGGAGGGTGGCCCTCTTCAGTTGAGCGCCTGCCCCCTGGTGAACCTGCAGTCATAGACTGTACGTGCGAGCTCCCAAGAAGCTCTACTATATCCGAGAATTCATATTTGTGTGTTGCCACCTGGGATACAAGGGCTCCTCAACCATCGCAGATTGAGTCTGCCGTGAGATGGGCACTGAGAAAGCGTTCGCAGAACAAAGCTGTATATGTCCACTGTGCCTATG GCCATGGAAGAAGCGTCTGCGTGATGTGTGCACTTCTTGTTGCATTGGGATTAGCTGAGGATTGGAAAGCTGCTGAGCAAATGATTCGTGAGAAGCGACCTTCTATTAGCATGAATTCTCTTCATCGTAAAAGTTTAGAGGAATGGGCAAAACACTTGCTCACTCCCTCAAAAAGAAGTGGGGAATCAGATGTGAGTTATGCGATTCTTTCGGATCATACCCGAAAAAGGCATTGA
- the LOC4325063 gene encoding transcription factor LG2 isoform X1, which yields MVQGEESSWRMAASTHHERAIPLNQALAYGVQAHASPSVAAAPPASFLDFQPAAAAAAYFGELEEALIHGANAGGVVDPGMIRADVHSKSAAAAATAGYLAARPPTLEIFPSWPMRQQQQLHSGNSQSVGSTTDSSSAQNTMPQMELVSPASIRASSEHQHQQQQPGQEVMMVTTDDYSYKPGLAAASPSFQQQHQLQHHQQQQLHGGGDHDKRKHGSTRKDGKSVDAKTERRLAQNREAARKSRLRKKAYVQNLETSRVRLQQIEQELQRARSQGLFLGGCRAAGDMSSVKSFAGAAMFDMEYARWLDDDSKRLTDLRGGLQAHLLDTNLGLIVEECMQHYDELFQLKAALARSDVFHLLTGTWATPAERCFLWMGGFRPSDLLKILIQQLDPLTEQQMLGIYSLQQSSEQAEEALAQGLQQLHQSLADTVAAGTLNDGPGVPNYMSLMAIALDKLASLESFYQQADNLRQQTLHQLRRILTTRQAARCFLSIGEYYRRLRALSNLWSSRPRENFIGTESVSPTGTELQPMHNQPQQNQYSGF from the exons ATGGTGCAAGGTGAGGAGAGTTCTTGGAGGATGGCAGCAAGCACCCACCATGAGAGAGCAATACCTCTCAACCAAGCACTTGCTTATGGAGTCCAAGCCCATGCTTCTCCTTCTGTTGCTGCTGCACCACCTGCCAGCTTCTT GGACTTCCAGCCTGCTGCCGCGGCAGCTGCCTACTTCGGCGAGCTGGAGGAGGCCCTCATCCATGGCGCCaacgccggcggcgtcgtcgatCCCGGCATGATCAGAGCCGACGTGCACAGCAAGT cggcggcagcggcagcgacggcaGGATATCTCGCGGCCAGGCCCCCCACGCTGGAGATCTTCCCTTCATGGCCAATGAGGCAGCAACAGCAGCTACACAGT GGGAATTCGCAGTCAGTCGGGAGCACCACTGACTCGAGCTCAGCCCAGAACACAATGCCGCAGATGGAGTTGGTGTCCCCAGCGAGTATCAGGGCCTCCTCcgagcaccagcaccagcagcagcagccggggCAGGAGGTCATGATGGTGACCACTGATGATTACAGCTACAAGCCAGGCCTCGCTGCTGCCTCCCCAAGCtttcagcagcagcatcagctccagcaccaccagcagcagcagctgcacggaggAGGAGACCATGACAAG AGGAAGCATGGATCCACAAGAAAAGATGGCAAGTCAGTGGATGCCAAG ACAGAACGGAGATTAGCGCAAAACAGAGAGGCTGCGAGGAAGAGCAGGCTGAGAAAAAAG GCTTATGTGCAAAACCTAGAGACCAGCAGGGTCAGGCTTCAGCAGATCGAGCAAGAACTCCAAAGAGCACGGTCACAG GGCCTGTTTCTTGGGGGGTGCAGAGCAGCAGGCGACATGAGTTCTG TAAAATCGTTTGCAGGCGCGGCCATGTTCGACATGGAGTACGCGCGCTGGCTGGACGACGACAGCAAGCGGCTGACCGACCTCCGTGGCGGCCTGCAGGCGCACCTGCTGGACACCAACCTTGGCCTCATCGTGGAGGAGTGCATGCAGCACTACGACGAGCTGTTCCAGCTCAAGGCGGCGCTCGCGCGCTCCGACGTCTTCCACCTCCTCACCGGCACGTGGGCTACCCCCGCCGAGCGCTGCTTCCTCTGGATGGGCGGCTTCCGCCCCTCCGACCTTCTCAAg ATACTGATACAGCAGCTGGACCCGCTGACGGAGCAGCAGATGCTGGGGATCTACAGCCTGCAGCAGTCGTCGgagcaggcggaggaggcgctcgcGCAGGGGCTGCAGCAGCTGCACCAGTCGCTCGCcgacaccgtcgccgccggcacgcTCAACGACGGCCCCGGCGTGCCCAACTACATGAGCCTCATGGCCATCGCCCTGGACAAGCTCGCCAGCCTCGAAAGCTTCTACCAGCAG GCTGACAATCTGAGGCAACAAACGTTGCATCAGCTGCGGCGGATTCTAACAACCCGGCAGGCGGCTCGGTGTTTCCTCTCCATTGGGGAGTATTACCGCCGCCTCCGTGCTCTCAGCAACCTCTGGTCTTCACGTCCTCGCGA GAACTTCATTGGCACCGAGAGCGTCAGTCCCACAGGAACCGAGCTGCAACCGATGCATAATCAGCCTCAGCAGAATCAGTACTCAGGATTTTGA
- the LOC4325063 gene encoding transcription factor LG2, with amino-acid sequence MVQGEESSWRMAASTHHERAIPLNQALAYGVQAHASPSVAAAPPASFLDFQPAAAAAAYFGELEEALIHGANAGGVVDPGMIRADVHSKSAAAAATAGYLAARPPTLEIFPSWPMRQQQQLHSGNSQSVGSTTDSSSAQNTMPQMELVSPASIRASSEHQHQQQQPGQEVMMVTTDDYSYKPGLAAASPSFQQQHQLQHHQQQQLHGGGDHDKRKHGSTRKDGKSVDAKTERRLAQNREAARKSRLRKKAYVQNLETSRVRLQQIEQELQRARSQGLFLGGCRAAGDMSSGAAMFDMEYARWLDDDSKRLTDLRGGLQAHLLDTNLGLIVEECMQHYDELFQLKAALARSDVFHLLTGTWATPAERCFLWMGGFRPSDLLKILIQQLDPLTEQQMLGIYSLQQSSEQAEEALAQGLQQLHQSLADTVAAGTLNDGPGVPNYMSLMAIALDKLASLESFYQQADNLRQQTLHQLRRILTTRQAARCFLSIGEYYRRLRALSNLWSSRPRENFIGTESVSPTGTELQPMHNQPQQNQYSGF; translated from the exons ATGGTGCAAGGTGAGGAGAGTTCTTGGAGGATGGCAGCAAGCACCCACCATGAGAGAGCAATACCTCTCAACCAAGCACTTGCTTATGGAGTCCAAGCCCATGCTTCTCCTTCTGTTGCTGCTGCACCACCTGCCAGCTTCTT GGACTTCCAGCCTGCTGCCGCGGCAGCTGCCTACTTCGGCGAGCTGGAGGAGGCCCTCATCCATGGCGCCaacgccggcggcgtcgtcgatCCCGGCATGATCAGAGCCGACGTGCACAGCAAGT cggcggcagcggcagcgacggcaGGATATCTCGCGGCCAGGCCCCCCACGCTGGAGATCTTCCCTTCATGGCCAATGAGGCAGCAACAGCAGCTACACAGT GGGAATTCGCAGTCAGTCGGGAGCACCACTGACTCGAGCTCAGCCCAGAACACAATGCCGCAGATGGAGTTGGTGTCCCCAGCGAGTATCAGGGCCTCCTCcgagcaccagcaccagcagcagcagccggggCAGGAGGTCATGATGGTGACCACTGATGATTACAGCTACAAGCCAGGCCTCGCTGCTGCCTCCCCAAGCtttcagcagcagcatcagctccagcaccaccagcagcagcagctgcacggaggAGGAGACCATGACAAG AGGAAGCATGGATCCACAAGAAAAGATGGCAAGTCAGTGGATGCCAAG ACAGAACGGAGATTAGCGCAAAACAGAGAGGCTGCGAGGAAGAGCAGGCTGAGAAAAAAG GCTTATGTGCAAAACCTAGAGACCAGCAGGGTCAGGCTTCAGCAGATCGAGCAAGAACTCCAAAGAGCACGGTCACAG GGCCTGTTTCTTGGGGGGTGCAGAGCAGCAGGCGACATGAGTTCTG GCGCGGCCATGTTCGACATGGAGTACGCGCGCTGGCTGGACGACGACAGCAAGCGGCTGACCGACCTCCGTGGCGGCCTGCAGGCGCACCTGCTGGACACCAACCTTGGCCTCATCGTGGAGGAGTGCATGCAGCACTACGACGAGCTGTTCCAGCTCAAGGCGGCGCTCGCGCGCTCCGACGTCTTCCACCTCCTCACCGGCACGTGGGCTACCCCCGCCGAGCGCTGCTTCCTCTGGATGGGCGGCTTCCGCCCCTCCGACCTTCTCAAg ATACTGATACAGCAGCTGGACCCGCTGACGGAGCAGCAGATGCTGGGGATCTACAGCCTGCAGCAGTCGTCGgagcaggcggaggaggcgctcgcGCAGGGGCTGCAGCAGCTGCACCAGTCGCTCGCcgacaccgtcgccgccggcacgcTCAACGACGGCCCCGGCGTGCCCAACTACATGAGCCTCATGGCCATCGCCCTGGACAAGCTCGCCAGCCTCGAAAGCTTCTACCAGCAG GCTGACAATCTGAGGCAACAAACGTTGCATCAGCTGCGGCGGATTCTAACAACCCGGCAGGCGGCTCGGTGTTTCCTCTCCATTGGGGAGTATTACCGCCGCCTCCGTGCTCTCAGCAACCTCTGGTCTTCACGTCCTCGCGA GAACTTCATTGGCACCGAGAGCGTCAGTCCCACAGGAACCGAGCTGCAACCGATGCATAATCAGCCTCAGCAGAATCAGTACTCAGGATTTTGA
- the LOC4325064 gene encoding F-box/LRR-repeat protein At1g67190 — MEHLPVEVIGNILAHLSAARDVMVASGVCRKWRTACRKHLHSLSFNSDDFPRDMTTRQLEIVITQTIFQTMGLQCLSIHIDRTHEFSAAPVIAWLMYTRETLRSLSYNVRTNPNVNILEKCGRQKLEVLDLDHNTITGVEPSYQRFTCLKSLSLRHVSISALDLSLLVAACPKIESLALDFLEVVTSDPQSTMELTSHTLKSLFAKSVGVDKIILDTDNLEVLNLNALNLDLFELIGKGTLKHLKIDDVSVTHMDIGESTDHLEVVDVSNFTIVRPKLYSMISRASNLRMLRFWGVVFDDEDEIVDSETIAVSFPLLRHLSLSYELRDGLLHYSLQGSSPLDNVSVLELGWTVISEHFGPWVFGMIERCPNLKKLVIHGVLSEAKTREERQMLASFTSFIVCLMRKYVHVDVQFEYE, encoded by the coding sequence ATGGAGCACCTTCCTGTTGAAGTCATTGGCAACATTCTTGCACATCTTAGCGCTGCACGTGATGTCATGGTTGCCTCTGGGGTGTGCCGGAAGTGGCGGACGGCATGCAGGAAGCACCTCCATTCATTATCGTTCAATTCCGATGACTTCCCTCGGGACATGACTACACGCCAGCTGGAGATTGTCATCACACAGACTATATTTCAGACAATGGGGCTGCAGTGCCTCTCTATTCACATAGATCGTACCCATGAGTTCTCGGCAGCACCTGTGATTGCATGGCTCATGTATACCAGGGAAACACTCCGGAGCTTGTCTTACAATGTTCGGACAAACCCTAACGTGAACATCCTGGAGAAATGTGGGAGGCAGAAATTGGAGGTGTTGGATTTAGACCATAACACAATCACTGGTGTTGAACCAAGTTATCAGAGATTCACCTGTCTGAAATCCCTTTCTTTAAGGCATGTGAGCATTTCAGCCTTGGATTTGAGCCTTTTAGTGGCTGCTTGCCCAAAGATAGAGTCACTGGCACTTGATTTCCTTGAGGTTGTCACTTCAGATCCACAGTCTACAATGGAGCTGACTAGCCATACCTTGAAGAGCCTATTTGCAAAATCTGTTGGTGTGGACAAGATCATACTTGATACAGATAATCTGGAAGTTCTAAACCTAAATGCTTTGAACCTTGATTTGTTTGAGCTCATTGGGAAGGGTACTCTAAAGCATCTCAAGATTGACGATGTTAGTGTTACTCATATGGATATTGGGGAGAGCACAGATCATCTGGAGGTAGTGGATGTGAGTAACTTTACTATAGTCCGGCCAAAGCTGTACAGTATGATATCCAGAGCATCTAACTTGCGGATGCTACGATTTTGGGGTGTTGTGtttgatgatgaggatgagatTGTGGACTCAGAAACCATTGCTGTTTCATTTCCTCTTCTAAGGCATCTTTCATTGAGTTATGAGTTACGAGATGGGCTACTTCATTATAGCCTGCAAGGATCGTCACCACTGGATAATGTTTCAGTCTTGGAACTTGGTTGGACAGTTATAAGTGAGCATTTTGGACCCTGGGTTTTTGGAATGATCGAGAGGTGCCCAAATCTCAAGAAACTTGTCATTCATGGTGTTCTTTCTGAGGCAAAAACACGCGAAGAGCGCCAGATGCTAGCAAGCTTTACTTCATTTATAGTCTGCCTCATGAGGAAGTATGTGCATGTTGATGTACAATTTGAGTACGAGTGA